GCAGGAGATTGCCGGGTTCGGCATCCGCGACTTGGTGCTGCTCGACACGGCTATCGACGGCCGCAGTTTCTATCCCTCGGGCCTGCTGCCGCGGCACGAGCTGGGCTGTGACGACCCACTGGAGGCGGTGCTGGCCGCGGCCGACCAGTGCGGGGTCCGCTTTTTCGTGAGCAACGGTTTCTACGGCGACTGGATGCAGGCCGAGCTTCTGATGCAGGACAAGGCCGTGCGCGGGCTGCGTTTCAAGGCCATGGCCGAAATCGCCGGCAAGTACGCCCACCACCCGAGCTTTTTCGGCTGGTACTACCCCAACGAGACCGGGATCGAGGGCCACTTCGCCGACATCTTCATCGACTATGTCAACTCCTCCACCGCCGAGGCGCACAGTCTGACCCCCCAGGCCAAGACCCTGATCGCCCCCTACGGCACCCGCCACGTGAGCGCGGATGACCTCTACGTGCGCCAGCTGGAGACTCTGGACGTGGACTATGTCGCCTACCAGGACGAGGTGGGGGTGGAGAAGACGAAAGTGGAGGAGAGCGCGGGCTTTTTCGAAAACCTCTACAAGGTGCACCACAAGGCCGGACGCGCTGCGCTCTGGGCGGATGTGGAGGTGTTCCGCTTCGAGGGCAAGGTCTACCACAGCGCACTCTTGCCCGCGCCGCCCGAGCGGGTCAAGGCCCAGCTCGAGGCCGTTTCCCCCTACGTGGAAAAGATACTCATCTACCAGTATCTCGGCCTGCTGAACCGTCCCGGCAGCGAGGTTTTCGCCGGGCCGCC
This genomic stretch from bacterium harbors:
- a CDS encoding DUF4434 domain-containing protein, whose protein sequence is MQRRGFMNRLGAFAASAALVEQLQGGTSGCGTAKPIEGSWFEFQHHSAAEGAPWNPALAAFSAGQWAAKVQEIAGFGIRDLVLLDTAIDGRSFYPSGLLPRHELGCDDPLEAVLAAADQCGVRFFVSNGFYGDWMQAELLMQDKAVRGLRFKAMAEIAGKYAHHPSFFGWYYPNETGIEGHFADIFIDYVNSSTAEAHSLTPQAKTLIAPYGTRHVSADDLYVRQLETLDVDYVAYQDEVGVEKTKVEESAGFFENLYKVHHKAGRAALWADVEVFRFEGKVYHSALLPAPPERVKAQLEAVSPYVEKILIYQYLGLLNRPGSEVFAGPPESAALYSALKPAK